The Acropora muricata isolate sample 2 unplaced genomic scaffold, ASM3666990v1 scaffold_702, whole genome shotgun sequence genome includes a region encoding these proteins:
- the LOC136906164 gene encoding uncharacterized protein, with the protein MDTLNTILKLVERDCFMASIDLKDAYYSVPIASSHRKYLKFSWKGHLYQFTCLPNGLSCGPRKFTKLLKPALSDLHLRGHISSGYIDDLYLQGKTYEDCVHNVVDTVTKVDSLGLIVHPDKSVFIPSQQLVILGFVLNSVTMTVTLTREKALTLQTTCQTLLNTTLPTIREVACVLGKIVSSFPGVMYGPLHYRHTEQDKICALRDNQWNFDKRMSLSLRARSELQWWVVNVMTATNVMTRDAPTFTLTTDASNEGWGAVYNNQSTGGLWSSQEKSHHINYLELLAVFLGLQAFCASHRDMHISLKIDNTSAVACHNFPSQEDSGGQSRGSMRVAELANTAVVSKSNANDPKTASQAKGMQTTTVPAQSTGTGTSPSQKIRSPNMPLIRKKLNNKNLSSTAEDIIMASWRLGTGKQYHSYLERWEKFCSQNAIVENEASVENGIEFLASLYKDGLGYCAINTARSALSSALTIPGNVTFGNHPLVARFLKGVFELRPSLPKYNHIWDVSVVLGHLKTLQPICNLDLKALTLKLTMLLCLLTGQGCQTLSKLDTTLMQKLPGKYVFTIGEKLKTTKPGRHLDPIELTAFEPDINLCVVTHLDQYLIQTEKLRGSTSQILISYVKPHACFLCNSFVPD; encoded by the exons ATGGATACTTTGAATACCATCTTAAAACTTGTAGAGAGAGATTGTTTTATGGCGTCCATTGACCTCAAGGACGCATATTACTCTGTCCCAATAGCCTCTTCGCATAGGAAATACTTGAAGTTCTCTTGGAAGGGACACCTTTACCAGTTTACATGTTTGCCAAATGGCCTTTCTTGTGGGCCTAGAAAATTCACCAAACTTTTAAAACCAGCTTTATCTGACCTGCATTTACGGGGACATATATCTAGCGGTTACATTGACGACCTATACTTACAAGGGAAAACTTACGAGGATTGCGTTCACAACGTTGTAGACACAGTCACAAAAGTTGACTCTCTTGGCCTAATAGTCCACCCAGACAAGTCTGTCTTTATTCCCTCCCAACAATTGGTTATTCTGGGATTTGTCCTTAATTCGGTCACTATGACCGTCACGCTAACTCGGGAAAAGGCCTTGACCCTCCAAACGACGTGCCAAACGCTCTTAAACACCACCCTTCCCACAATCAGAGAAGTGGCTTGTGTTCTAGGGAAGATAGTCTCTTCCTTTCCTGGGGTTATGTATGGGCCTTTGCACTATCGCCACACGGAACAGGACAAAATTTGTGCCTTGCGAGATAATCAATGGAATTTTGATAAGCGAATGTCATTATCCCTAAGGGCGCGATCCGAGCTCCAGTGGTGGGTAGTTAATGTGATGACAGCCACAAATGTAATGACCCGGGATGCGCCCACATTTACACTCACAACAGATGCCTCTAACGAAGGCTGGGGAGCGGTTTACAACAACCAGTCGACAGGAGGCTTATGGTCCTCACAGGAAAAATCTCACCACATAAACTATCTTGAACTTTTAGCAGTTTTTCTGGGGCTCCAAGCTTTTTGTGCTTCGCACCGTGATATGCACATCAGCCTTAAGATAGATAACACTTCCGCGGTTGCG TGTCATAACTTCCCTTCTCAAGAAGATTCAGGAGGACAAAGCAGAGGGAGTATGCGTGTTGCCGAACTGGCCAACACAGCCGTGGTTTCCAAAAGCAATGCGAATGACCCAAAGACCGCCAGTCAAGCTAAAGGCATGCAAACCACTACTGTCCCTGCCCAATCAACCGGAACAGGTACATCCCCTTCACAAAAAATTAGATCTCCTAATATGCCTCTTATCCGCAAAAAGCTGAACAATAAAAACCTGTCCTCAACCGCTGAGGACATCATCATGGCCTCCTGGCGATTGGGAACGGGAAAACAATACCACTCTTATTTAGAACGCTGGGAGAAATTCTGCTCTCAGAACGCAATCGTGGAAAACGAAGCGAGTGTCGAAAACGGGATAGAATTTTTAGCATCCCTCTACAAGGATGGCTTGGGCTATTGCGCCATCAATACGGCACGGTCGGCATTGTCGTCGGCACTAACAATCCCAGGCAACGTCACCTTTGGAAATCACCCGCTCGTAGCTCGATTCCTCAAAGGGGTTTTTGAGTTGAGGCCATCCCTGCCAAAATACAACCACATTTGGGATGTCAGCGTTGTCCTAGGACACCTTAAAACGTTACAGCCTATATGTAATTTAGACCTTAAAGCCCTAACGCTCAAGTTGACGATGCTACTTTGTCTTCTTACTGGCCAGGGATGTCAAACCTTATCCAAATTGGATACAACACTGATGCAGAAATTACCCGGAAAGTATGTCTTTACTATTGGCGAAAAACTTAAAACAACTAAACCTGGTAGACACCTTGATCCCATTGAACTGACAGCCTTTGAGCCCGATATCAACCTCTGTGTTGTCACACACCTTGATCAGTACCTCATCCAGACAGAAAAGCTTAGAGGTTCCACTTCCCAGATACTCATCAGCTACGTCAAACCCCATGCATGCTTCTTATGTAACTCCTTCGTTCCTGACTGA
- the LOC136906163 gene encoding uncharacterized protein codes for MANEQIETPESGTTVPSSQSPPDVNPSPPGQDQNIESALRQLNTNMGTMTHLLTKVCARLPTTEARRGDSSSSQSPPGTSHTRPQRRSASISTDESSENEHEPRRKSRKEDDSLSLHATDDDVAQLFADPASNPSNVTDEADEAGEDEFLKELVASLQEEDAKGPKVQQQLADIANKGWGHKLSSEKISGILGKHPQPENCEEMAIKRVNPEIWSPLNAAKRKADLRLANMQQALQKATFSIVTTCDKLLAVKSHIDTKEMVTDSIDAIALVGHVVSEISSIRWEQLKPSLKAEYQTICTNDVPRSSKLLFGDDLAKQIRDVKETSRIGKTVGAYGKQDRHKSHRRHYPYQTGRDDRTSKGGTRQPFLGKGYRQTGRKKPYNNTKNETATK; via the coding sequence ATGGCGAACGAACAGATCGAAACTCCTGAATCTGGCACTACTGTGCCTTCTTCGCAAAGTCCACCGGACGTAAATCCGAGCCCACCGGGCCAAGATCAGAATATTGAGTCCGCCCTGAGGCAATTAAACACCAACATGGGCACGATGACTCACCTCTTAACCAAAGTGTGTGCGCGCCTTCCCACGACAGAGGCACGCCGAGGGGATAGCTCCTCTAGCCAAAGCCCACCGGGCACAAGCCACACACGCCCACAACGGCGGTCCGCTTCCATCTCCACTGATGAGTCTTCGGAAAATGAACATGAGCCGCGGCGAAAATCGAGGAAAGAGGACGATTCTCTAAGCCTGCATGCAACCGATGATGATGTTGCTCAACTATTTGCCGACCCGGCATCAAACCCCTCAAATGTCACCGACGAGGCTGATGAAGCGGGCGAGGACGAGTTTCTTAAAGAACTCGTAGCCTCCTTACAAGAAGAGGACGCAAAAGGGCCAAAAGTTCAACAACAGCTGGCCGATATTGCCAACAAAGGGTGGGGTCATAAGCTTAGTTCAGAAAAAATAAGTGGCATCCTGGGCAAGCACCCGCAGCCCGAAAATTGTGAGGAAATGGCGATCAAACGCGTTAATCCTGAAATCTGGTCGCCCCTAAATGCTGCCAAAAGAAAGGCCGATTTACGTCTCGCAAACATGCAGCAGGCTCTGCAAAAAGCCACTTTCTCGATTGTCACGACTTGCGATAAGCTTCTGGCGGTAAAATCGCACATTGATACAAAGGAAATGGTTACCGACAGCATTGATGCGATCGCGCTTGTGGGACATGTGGTCTCTGAGATCTCATCTATAAGGTGGGAACAACTAAAACCTTCCTTAAAGGCAGAGTATCAAACGATTTGCACCAACGACGTGCCACGGTCATCCAAACTATTGTTTGGCGACGACCTTGCGAAACAAATTCGCGATGTTAAGGAGACGAGTCGCATTGGAAAAACAGTTGGCGCCTACGGGAAACAGGACCGCCACAAAAGCCATCGGCGCCACTACCCTTATCAAACTGGACGGGATGACCGAACCAGCAAGGGTGGTACAAGGCAGCCTTTTTTGGGGAAAGGCTACCGACAAACGGGACGCAAAAAACCGTACAACAACACAAAGAACGAGACCGCGACGAAATAA